The Streptomyces sp. NBC_01463 DNA window CAGGTCGGACCCGATCGAGAAGGGTTCGCTGACCTGCCCGTCCACCTCGACGGTGTAGCCGTCGCCCGAGGTGGTGACGGCCCCGAAGTCGAAGGTGTGGACGTTCTGGCGGGACGTCGGGTCGACGCCGCCCGGGACGGTGGTGCCGGTGGCGGCGGCGGTTCCGTCGGCAGCGCGCAGCGTCCAGGTCAGGGGCGCGGTGGCCTCGGTGACGAGGGTGCCTTCCTTGGGGCCCAGCGGGAGGTAGCCGACCTGGTTGACGCGGACGGGCGACCCGGTGTCGGGGACGTACACGGGTGGTTCGGCGCCGCCGCGCAGGGACACGTCGTCGAGACAGAAGGCGGTCGCCTCGTCGCCGCCGCCGATCTGGAAGGCGACCTGGGCGGCGTCGCGGTCGGCGGTCGCGGTGAAGACGTGGGTGACGGGCACCGCATCGGTGCCGATCGGGTCGGTCGCGGAGAGGTCGGTCGTGTACGGCTCGGTGGCCAGCTGGACGTTGGTGTGGATGGAGAGCGGGGTGGTGGACGTCGCCGTGTAGGTGAGGGTGTACGTCTCCCCCGCGACGAGCGGGATGTCGTTCTGGCCGACGATCACGTCCCACGGGTTGGCCGTTCCCGCCGGCACGTCGGTGCAGAGCCGGCCGTCGGTGACGGCGGCGGTGTTGGCCGTCCACCACCAGGGCGCGGTGCCCGCGGAGAAGTCGCCGTTGGTGATCTGTTCCGGGGCGGGGTCGGCGTCATCGGCGGCGGCGCCGGGTGCGGTGAGGGCACCGGCGAACAGTGCGGCGAGGGCTAACGCGCCGAGTACACGGCGGCCGTGCGGGGCGCGGGCGCGGCCGGTGGGGGACGGGGGCGGGGAGGCGTTCACCGGGGGCCTTTCGGTAGGGGGCGGGCGGAACGTCGGGAACGAAGCGGAGATGGCGCGGTGGGAACGCTCCCATTAGCGAGGCGCAAGGCCGGGGAGGCATCGTGGGAGCGTTCCCACACCGCCGGTTCATTGTGGCGCCGGGGGTGATTGTTGCGCCAGGGTCATGACAGCACCAGCCTGTGCTGCCGGGCCGGAAACGGCGGCGGGGCGGGTGCCGTTGCCCGGCACCCGCCCCGCCTCGCACGCGACCGCCCTACGCGTCGAGCACGTCCCGCCACTCCCGTACCGCCGCCGCGTCCACCGGTCCCGACCAGCCGCCCGGCCGGGCGGCGCCGCCGATGTGGACGGCGTCGATGCCCGCGTCCAGCAGCTCCGGCAGGTGCTCCAGCCGCAGGCCGCCGCCGACGAGGATCTGCGGTTCGTACCCCGGCTCGCCCTTGCGGGCCGCCTCGACCAGCAGCGTGGGGATGCCGTCGTCGACCCCGGCGGGCGATCCCGCGGTGAGGTACGTGTCCAGGCCCGGCAGGTCCGCGAGGGACTTGCGCAGTGCGTCCCGGTCGGCGGCGCGGTCGATCGCGCGGTGGAACGTCCAGTTGCAGCCGTCCAGTCCGGCGACGATCCGCTCGACCGCGACGAGGTCGGCGTGGCCGCCCTCGTCCAGGAAGCCGAGCACGAACTCGTCGGCACCCTCGGCCCGCAGCTCGCGCGCCTTGCGGACGAGTATGCCGACGTCGCCGGCCGCGAAACCGTCCGCCACTCTGAGCATCACCCGCAGCGGGATGTCCACCGCGGCCCGGATCGCCGCGAAGGTCGCGCAGGACGGGGTGAGACCGTCCGCCGCCATGTCGGTGACCAGTTCGAGCCGGTCGGCACCACCCGCCTGGGCAGCGACCGCGTCCTCCGCGTCGAGAGCGATCACCTCCAGGACTGCACGGTTGCTCATGGGATCCCAATCCTCCAGGAAGCAGCTATAGGTCTAGTCCAATGGGCAGCCTACGGGGCGGGCGGCCGGGGGCACAGCCGCACCGTGAACGTGAAGATACGCGAGGTCAGACGGCCGACCGGCAATCGGACGCGCGCGGGCCACCGCTCCACGGCCGATCACCCTTGCGTCCGGATAGGGGCAGGGGGTATACCTGAATCAGCACCGCATACCCCTAGGGGGTATGAATGATCCAGTGAACGAGGAGGCACCGTGTCCGCGCAGACCGCAGCCACCACCGGCACCACCGTCCCCGGTGACCCCACCGGTGACGGCGCCGCCGCAGAGGTCGAGCTCGCCATCGGCGGCATGACCTGTGCCTCGTGCGCGGCCCGTATCGAGAAGAAGCTCAACCGGATGGACGGCGTCGAGGCCACCGTCAACTACGCCACCGAGAAGGCCCGGGTCAGCTACCGGGGCGCGGACGTCTCCGTACAGGACCTGATCGCGACGGTCGAGAAGACCGGCTACACCGCGAAGGAGCCCGCGCCCCCGGCCGTACGGGCCGACGACGGGCCCGGGGAGGGCGAGGCGGCGGACGAGCTGCTTGCGCTGCGACAGCGGCTGGTCACCGCGGTCGTCCTGGCGGTGCCGGTGATCGCGATGGCGATGATCCCGGCCCTCCAGTTCGACAACTGGCAGTGGCTCTCCCTCACCCTCGCCGCCCCCGTCGTCACGTACGCCGCCTGGCCCTTCCACCGCGCCGCGTGGACCAACGCGCGGCACGGCGCGGCCACCATGGACACGCTGATCTCGGTGGGCACATCGGCCGCTTTCCTGTGGTCGGTGTGGGCGCTGTTCTTCGGCACCGCCGGGATGACCGGCATGACGCACCCCTTCGAGCTGACCATCGGCCGCAGCGACGGCGCCGGGAACATCTATCTCGAAGCGGCCGCCGGAGTGACCGCGTTCATCCTGGCCGGGCGCTACTTCGAGGCCCGCTCCAAGCGGAAGGCGGGCGCCGCGCTGAAGGCGCTGCTCGAACTGGGCGCCAAGGAGGTCACCGTCCTGCGCGACGGCCGCGAGGTCACCGTGGGCACGGCCGATCTGCGGGTCGGGGACCGGTTCCTGGTCCGGCCCGGCGAGAAGATCGCCACGGACGGCACGGTGGTGGAGGGCAGTTCGGCGGTGGACGCGTCGATGCTGACCGGTGAGTCCGTGCCCGTCGAGGTCACGGCGGGCGACCCGGTGACCGGCGCGACGCTGAACGCGGGCGGCCGGCTCGTCGTCGAGGCCACCCGGATCGGCGCCGACACCCAGCTGGCCCGGATGGCGAAGCTCGTCGAGGACGCGCAGAACGGCAAGGCCGCGGCGCAGCGGCTGGCCGACCGGATCTCCGCGGTGTTCGTCCCCGTCGTGATCGCGCTGGCGCTCGGGACGCTCGGCTTCTGGCTGGGCAACGGGGCGGGCCTGACAGCCGCGTTCACGGCCGCCGTCGCCGTCCTGATCATCGCCTGCCCGTGCGCCCTCGGCCTCGCCACCCCGACCGCCCTCATGGTCGGCACGGGGCGCGGCGCCCAGCTCGGCATCCTGATCAAGGGCCCCGAGGTCCTGGAGACCACGCGCCGGGTGGACACGATCGTCCTGGACAAGACCGGCACCGTCACCACCGGCCGGATGACGCTCGTCGACGTCCACACCGCCGACGGCACCACCGAGGCGGACGTCCTGCGCCTCGCCGGCGCACTGGAGCACGCATCCGAGCACCCCATCGCCCAGGCCGTCGCCACCGGAGCCACCGAACGGACCGGCACCCCACTCCCCACCCCCGAGGACTTCGTCAACGTCCCCGGGCTCGGCGTCCAGGGCGTCGTCGAGGGCCACGCCGTCCTCGTCGGCCGCGAACAGCTGCTCGCCGAGTGGGAGATCCGCCTGCCCGTGGAGCTGTCCCGGCGCAAGGCCGCGGCGGAGGCCGCGGGCCGGACAGCCATCGCGGTCGCCTGGGACGGCGAGGCGCGGGCGGTCCTGGAGGTGGCCGACGCGGTGAAGGACACCAGTGCCGAGGCGATCCGACGCCTGCGCGGACTCGGTCTGACGCCGATCCTGCTGACCGGTGACAACCGGGCGGTGGCGCAGGCGGTCGCGGCCGAGGTCGGCATCGAGGAGGTGTACGCGGAGGTCATGCCACAGGACAAGGTCGACGTCGTCAAGCGCCTTCAGCGGGAGGGCCGTTCGGTCGCGATGGTCGGTGACGGGGTGAACGACGCGGCCGCCCTGGCCCAGGCCGATCTGGGCCTCGCGATGGGCACGGGCACGGACGCGGCGATCGAGGCCGGTGACCTGACGCTGGTGCGCGGGGACCTGCGGGCCGCGGCGGACGCGATCCGGCTGTCGCGCAGGACGCTGGGCACCATCCGTACGAACCTGTTCTGGGCCTTCGCCTACAACGTGGCAGCGCTGCCGCTGGCCGCGGCGGGGCTGCTGAACCCGATGATCGCGGGTGCGGCGATGGCGTTCTCGTCGGTGTTCGTCGTCGGCAACTCGCTTCGGCTGCGCGGGTTCCGGGCGGCCGCGTAGGGGTGCAGGCCGTCGTGCGCGGGAGTGGGGCCGGCCCGGTGGGTCAGGTCCTGCGCCCGCGTGCGACGCGTTCCTCCATGGCCTTCCGCCGGTCCGGCCACTCCTGCGCGGTGACCGAGAAGATCGCGGAGTCCCGCAGCATTCCGTCCTCGCCGGGTACCGAGGAGCGGGACCAGTTGCGCAGCACGCCCTCGAAGCGCGCTCCCGTCGCCTCGATGGCGGCCCGGGAGCGGCTGTTGCGCGCGTCCGTCTTCAGGTCGACGCGTGCCACGCCCCACACCTCGAACGCGTGCCGGAACAGCAGGTACTTGGCCTCGGCGTTGATGCCGGAGCCCTGGGCGGACGCGGCGAGCCAGGTGAAGCCGACCTCGATCGCGCTCAGGATGTCCTCGTCCAGCCAGTGCCGCGGTTCCCAGTAGGCCGTGACGCCGACCGCGCGGCCGGACGCCCGGTCCACCTGCGCGTACGGGAACAGCTTCCCGGTAGCGGTGCGGGCCAGCTGTTCGTCGAGGTATCCCTCGATCTCATGGGCGCGGGGCACCCAGGTGAAGCGGTACGAACCCCGGTCCTCCTCCGCCGCCCGGGCCAGGTCCCGCGCATGCCGGTGCCCCAGCGGTTCCAGGCGCACCCGCGAGCCCTCAAGAACCGGTCCCTCCAGCGTGAACCCCATCGCGCACCCCTCCGCTTCCGTCCTCGGGCACAGTCCGCGACGTAGCGTTCCAGAGGCGGCGGTCCGTGTCGCGCGAATAAGCGCGGGCCGGCGTTGCGGGCAGGCGTGGACGGGCCCGGCGCGGTGTGCGACGGCGCGTGTCCCGTCTCATGCCCGCACGAACCGCACCACCGTCCCGGCCACGGCCTGCGCCGCCGCGGCCAGCGCGGATTCCGGTACGACGCCCACCACCGGGTATCCGCCCGTCGTCGGGTGGTCGTTGAGGAACACCACCGGCCGCCCGTCCGGGGGCACCTGGACGGCGCCGAGCACCATGCCCTCGCTGGGCAGTTCGCCCGTGCGGGCGCGCTCCAGGGACGGGCCCTCGGTCCGCAGGCCGATGCGGTTGCTCTGTGGGGAGACGCGGTACGCGGCGGAGGTGAACGTACGCAGGGCGGCGGGCGTGAACCACGTGTGGCGGGGGCCGGGACGGACGGGGAGCACGAGTGTGTCGGGCACGCCCGGCCACGGCACCGCCTCGCCGCTGTGGACGCGGCCGGACGGGGGCGCGCCCAGCGGGAGGACGTCCCCGTCGCGCAGGGGTGCCGGGCCCAGCCCGGAGAGCAGGTCGGCTGACCTGCTGCCGAGCACCGGCCGCGGCCGCAGGCCGCCCGCGAACGCCAGGTAGCCGCGCAGCCCGTACGCGGCGGGGCCGGCGTCCAGCACCGCGCCCGCCGGCACCCGCACCGCGGCCCCCCACGCCACCGGCCGCCCGTCGACCGTCACCCGGCAGGGCGCGCCGCCGACGACGACCCGCACGGCGCGGTCCGGGCGGACGGCGCAGCCGGTGACGGTCGTCTCCAGGAGCGCGGCGGTCACGGGGTTGCCGGCCAGCCGGTTGGCGAGCCGGGCGGACGGTGCGTCCAGGGCGCCCGCCCGTCCCACGCCCAGGTGCGCGTGGCCGAACCGCCCCTCGTCCTGCACGGTGGTCAGGACGCCGGCGCGGACGACCTCCAGTTGCCCGCTCATGCCGCCGCCTCGACGAAACGCACCCGGGCCCCGGGTGTCAGCAGGGCCGCCGGTTCGCGGTCCGGGTTCCACAGCGCGGCCGGGTCCGGCATCCGCCCGATGAGCTGCCAGCCGCCGGGCGACAGCCGCGGGTACACCCCGGTGTAGGGGCCCGCGAGGGCCACCGCTCCGGCCGGGACCCGGGTCCGCGGGGTGGCCCGGCGGGGCACGTGGAGGCGCTCGGGCAGCCCGGTCAGGTACCCGAAGCCGGGGGCGAAGCCGCAGAAGGCGACGCGGAACGCGGTCCCGGCGTGGAGGGGGCCCACCTCGTCGGCGGCGACGCCCCACGCCTCGGCGACGTCGGGCAGGTCCGGGCCGTCGTAGACGACCGGGATCTCCACCGGTTCGCCCGTGTCGCGGCGCAGCGGCGGCACCCGCCAGGTCACCATCTCGCGGGCGAGCGCGGCCGGGTCCTGTGCGATGCCGTCCAGCAGGACCGTCCTGGCCCCGGGCACGATCTCGCGCACGCCGGGCAGTTCGCCCTTCCCGCGGCGTCGCAGCAGCTCCGCGTGGAAGGCCTCCGTCTCCTCGCCGGACCCGAGCTCGACGAGCAGCGCGGCAGGCCCGGCGGTCAGCACGAGGGGCGCGGGTCCGCGCCCCTCCGCGTCCGGGCGGGGCGTGCTCACGTGAACGCCCGGACCGCGACGCCCGCCTCTTCCAGCGCGGCCCGCACCCGCCGCGCGATCAGGGCCGCGCCGGGGGTGTCGCCGTGGACGCACAGGGACCGGGCCACGACCGGGATCCGTACGCCGTCCGCCGCGATCACGCTCCGGTCCACCGCGATCCCGACGCTGCGGCGCACGACCTCGTCCCCGTCGTGCACGACCGCGTCCGGTTCGGTGCGCGGCACGAGCGTGCCCTGCGGGGTGTACGCACGGTCGGCGAAGGCCTCCTCGACCGTGGGCAGTCCCGCTTCGGCGGCGCGTACGAGGAGCCGGGAGCCGGGCAGTCCGAGCACGGTCAGGTCCCCGCCCGCCAGCCGGACGCCCTCGGTCACGGCGGCGGCCTGCGTGTCGTCGTGGACGGCCCGGTTGTAGAGGGCGCCGTGCGGTTTGACGTACGCGACGGTGGCACCGGCCGCCTCGGCGAACACCCGCAGGGCGCCGATCTGGTAGGCCACTTCGGCGGTCAGCTCGTCGGACGGCACGTCCATGGAGCGGCGCCCGAAGCCCGCCAGGTCGCGGTACGAGACCTGTGCGCCGATCCGGACGCCGCGGGCGGCGGCGGTGTCGCAGACCCGCCGCATCACCGAGGGGTCGCCGGCGTGGAAGCCGCATGCCACGTTGGCGCTGGTCACGCACGCGAGGAGCGCCTCGTCGTCGGTGAGGGGCCAGCGCCCGAACCCCTCGCCGAGGTCCGCGTTGAGATCCATGGGGCCGGCCTCGGCCGGTCCGTCGCCCCGGTCCGCCGGCTGCATCAGATTCGTCACGCTGCGCACGTTAGCGCTCACCGCGGCCGGCCGTCCGTCAGAAGACGCACAGCTCGCTCTCCTTCGCGCCCTCCAGCTCGTACCGCGTCCCCACCAGCGGCCGGCCCGCGTACAGCCTGATCAGCGTCGCTCCGTCGCCCCGGTAGCGGGCGGGTGCGCGGCCGTCCTGTTCGGCGCCGAGGACCAGCTCGTCGCCGCCGTCCTCCAACCGCGCGATCAGCAGCGGTGTCTTCTCGCGGCGGGAGCGCGGGCCGAGGAGCCCGAGGGCGTGTCCGAGTCCGGGGCCCCGGTAGGCCCCGTCGAGCCCCCATGCCTCGCGTACGTCCCCGGCGTGCACCCACTCCCCCAGCGCCACCGCGTCCAGCACCCCGCCCGCCCCGGCGATCGCCGCACCGGCCTCGGTCATCCCGCGCTCCAGCTCGTCCAGCACCTGCGCGTCCGTCCAGCCGGCGCGTTCGGCGATGTCGCGGTCGTTGCTCTCGGGGCTGTACACGTCGGGCCCGAACCGGCTCTCCACCACCCGGTCCAGCGCGGAGCTGCAATGCGCGAGCAGATCGCGCACGGTCCAGCCGGGACACGCGGTGCGCAGGGTGAAGTCGCTCGCCGCGGCGGACCGCAGCAGCGGGAGGAGGAGGTCCCGCTCGGTGCGCAGCAGGAGACCGGGCAGCTCGGGATCGCGTTCGTCAGCCATGGGCCCAGCCAACCACCGCGGGCCCGCGCGGACCGGCGTTCCGCACAGATGTGGCGGGCGGCACGGCCCCGCCGCGACCGGACACCCCTACGCTCGTCCCCATGGACGACACCGCTCAGGGCACCCGCAGCACCGACGACGCCGGGCTCCGCGTCCGCTGGCGCGACTCCCTGACCGCCGCGCGGGCCGGCGGGCCGGGCCCCGACCCGTTGCCGTACGCCGACAACCTGCTGGCCCGCTGGGCCGAACCCCAGCGCAGGTACCACACCACCGCGCACCTGGCGGCGGTCCTGGACCGCATCGACACGCTCGCCGGTCATGCCGCCGACGCGGACGCGGTACGGCTCGCCGCCTGGTTCCACGACGCGGTGTACCGGCCCGACCGGACCGAGAACGAGGAGCGCAGCGCCGTGCTCGCCGAGCGCGCCCTGCCCGAGGCCGGGGTGCCCGCTACGACCACCGCCGAGGTCGCCCGGCTGGTCCGGCTCACGGTCTCGCACGACCCGGCGGACGGCGACACCAACGGCGAGGTGCTGTGCGACGCGGACCTCGCGATCCTGGCCGCGTCACCGAAGGAGTACGCGGAGTACGCGTCCCGGGTGCGCGAGGAGTACGGCTTCGTCCCGGACGAGGCGTTCCGGGAGGGGCGGGCGGCGGTGCTGCGGCAGCTCCTGGAGCTGCCGCGGCTGTTCCGTACGCCGCACGGGGCGGCGGAGTGGGAGCCGAGGGCGCGGCACAACCTGCTGACGGAGCTGGAGCTGCTCGCCTCGCACTGAGCGGGCGGGGCCTCTTTCCGGCCGGCCGGAAGGAGCCGGTGAACGAGGCCGGGGAACGGGGCCGGGGAATGCGACGGTCTGTTTCGCTGTTGGCACCTGTCATGCCCGACTCTGCCGCTAGCCGCTCCCGCATGCCCCTGGCCGTGTACATCCTGGGACTCTCGGTCTTCGCTCTCGGTACGAGCGAGTTCATGCTCTCCGGGCTGCTGCCGCCCATCGCCGATGACATGAACGTGTCGATCCCGCGCGCGGGTCTCCTCATATCCGCGTTCGCGATAGGCATGGTGGTGGGCGCCCCGCTGCTCGCCGTCGCCACGCTCCGGCTGCCGCGCCGCACCACGCTCATCGCGCTGATCTCGGTCTTCGGCCTCGGGCAGGTCGCGGGCGCGCTCGCGCCGACGTACGAGATCCTCTTCGCCTCCCGGGTGATCAGCGCCTTCGCCTGCGCCGGGTTCTGGGCGGTGGGCGCCGCCGTCGCCATCGCGATGGTGCCGGTGAACTCGCGCGCCCGTGCGATGGCCGTGATGATCGGCGGGCTCTCGATCGCGAACGTCCTGGGTGTGCCGCTGGGGGCCTTCCTCGGCGAGAACCTGGGCTGGCGCTCGGCGTTCTGGGCGGTCGGCGCGGCCTCCGCGGTGGCCCTGGCCGGGGTGGCGACGATGATCCCCCGCATCCCGCTCCCGGACGAGAAGCCGCAGCTCAAGCGGGAGATGGCCATCTACCGCGACCGTCAGGTGTGGCTCTCCATCGTGATCACCGCGCTCGCGGCGGGC harbors:
- a CDS encoding MFS transporter; amino-acid sequence: MPLAVYILGLSVFALGTSEFMLSGLLPPIADDMNVSIPRAGLLISAFAIGMVVGAPLLAVATLRLPRRTTLIALISVFGLGQVAGALAPTYEILFASRVISAFACAGFWAVGAAVAIAMVPVNSRARAMAVMIGGLSIANVLGVPLGAFLGENLGWRSAFWAVGAASAVALAGVATMIPRIPLPDEKPQLKREMAIYRDRQVWLSIVITALAAGGVFCAFSYLAPLLTDVAGLDSGWVPTVLALFGVGALIGTTIGGRVADAHLFGVLLSGITASTVFLAALALFASSQVAVIVLAFLLGLSAFFTAPALNARMFNVAGAAPTLAGATTTAAFNLGNTGGPWLGGTVIDLDFGFAATAWAGAAMTVVALVTVVFSLRLQRSRTSASRLVAGAPAAVGVQGRAAEAACQKAV
- a CDS encoding LamB/YcsF family protein → MDLNADLGEGFGRWPLTDDEALLACVTSANVACGFHAGDPSVMRRVCDTAAARGVRIGAQVSYRDLAGFGRRSMDVPSDELTAEVAYQIGALRVFAEAAGATVAYVKPHGALYNRAVHDDTQAAAVTEGVRLAGGDLTVLGLPGSRLLVRAAEAGLPTVEEAFADRAYTPQGTLVPRTEPDAVVHDGDEVVRRSVGIAVDRSVIAADGVRIPVVARSLCVHGDTPGAALIARRVRAALEEAGVAVRAFT
- a CDS encoding biotin-dependent carboxyltransferase family protein, whose amino-acid sequence is MSGQLEVVRAGVLTTVQDEGRFGHAHLGVGRAGALDAPSARLANRLAGNPVTAALLETTVTGCAVRPDRAVRVVVGGAPCRVTVDGRPVAWGAAVRVPAGAVLDAGPAAYGLRGYLAFAGGLRPRPVLGSRSADLLSGLGPAPLRDGDVLPLGAPPSGRVHSGEAVPWPGVPDTLVLPVRPGPRHTWFTPAALRTFTSAAYRVSPQSNRIGLRTEGPSLERARTGELPSEGMVLGAVQVPPDGRPVVFLNDHPTTGGYPVVGVVPESALAAAAQAVAGTVVRFVRA
- a CDS encoding heavy metal translocating P-type ATPase, whose translation is MGGMTCASCAARIEKKLNRMDGVEATVNYATEKARVSYRGADVSVQDLIATVEKTGYTAKEPAPPAVRADDGPGEGEAADELLALRQRLVTAVVLAVPVIAMAMIPALQFDNWQWLSLTLAAPVVTYAAWPFHRAAWTNARHGAATMDTLISVGTSAAFLWSVWALFFGTAGMTGMTHPFELTIGRSDGAGNIYLEAAAGVTAFILAGRYFEARSKRKAGAALKALLELGAKEVTVLRDGREVTVGTADLRVGDRFLVRPGEKIATDGTVVEGSSAVDASMLTGESVPVEVTAGDPVTGATLNAGGRLVVEATRIGADTQLARMAKLVEDAQNGKAAAQRLADRISAVFVPVVIALALGTLGFWLGNGAGLTAAFTAAVAVLIIACPCALGLATPTALMVGTGRGAQLGILIKGPEVLETTRRVDTIVLDKTGTVTTGRMTLVDVHTADGTTEADVLRLAGALEHASEHPIAQAVATGATERTGTPLPTPEDFVNVPGLGVQGVVEGHAVLVGREQLLAEWEIRLPVELSRRKAAAEAAGRTAIAVAWDGEARAVLEVADAVKDTSAEAIRRLRGLGLTPILLTGDNRAVAQAVAAEVGIEEVYAEVMPQDKVDVVKRLQREGRSVAMVGDGVNDAAALAQADLGLAMGTGTDAAIEAGDLTLVRGDLRAAADAIRLSRRTLGTIRTNLFWAFAYNVAALPLAAAGLLNPMIAGAAMAFSSVFVVGNSLRLRGFRAAA
- a CDS encoding allophanate hydrolase subunit 1; protein product: MLTAGPAALLVELGSGEETEAFHAELLRRRGKGELPGVREIVPGARTVLLDGIAQDPAALAREMVTWRVPPLRRDTGEPVEIPVVYDGPDLPDVAEAWGVAADEVGPLHAGTAFRVAFCGFAPGFGYLTGLPERLHVPRRATPRTRVPAGAVALAGPYTGVYPRLSPGGWQLIGRMPDPAALWNPDREPAALLTPGARVRFVEAAA
- a CDS encoding maleylpyruvate isomerase family mycothiol-dependent enzyme encodes the protein MADERDPELPGLLLRTERDLLLPLLRSAAASDFTLRTACPGWTVRDLLAHCSSALDRVVESRFGPDVYSPESNDRDIAERAGWTDAQVLDELERGMTEAGAAIAGAGGVLDAVALGEWVHAGDVREAWGLDGAYRGPGLGHALGLLGPRSRREKTPLLIARLEDGGDELVLGAEQDGRAPARYRGDGATLIRLYAGRPLVGTRYELEGAKESELCVF
- a CDS encoding GNAT family N-acetyltransferase — its product is MGFTLEGPVLEGSRVRLEPLGHRHARDLARAAEEDRGSYRFTWVPRAHEIEGYLDEQLARTATGKLFPYAQVDRASGRAVGVTAYWEPRHWLDEDILSAIEVGFTWLAASAQGSGINAEAKYLLFRHAFEVWGVARVDLKTDARNSRSRAAIEATGARFEGVLRNWSRSSVPGEDGMLRDSAIFSVTAQEWPDRRKAMEERVARGRRT
- a CDS encoding copper homeostasis protein CutC, which translates into the protein MSNRAVLEVIALDAEDAVAAQAGGADRLELVTDMAADGLTPSCATFAAIRAAVDIPLRVMLRVADGFAAGDVGILVRKARELRAEGADEFVLGFLDEGGHADLVAVERIVAGLDGCNWTFHRAIDRAADRDALRKSLADLPGLDTYLTAGSPAGVDDGIPTLLVEAARKGEPGYEPQILVGGGLRLEHLPELLDAGIDAVHIGGAARPGGWSGPVDAAAVREWRDVLDA